Genomic window (Arachis hypogaea cultivar Tifrunner chromosome 13, arahy.Tifrunner.gnm2.J5K5, whole genome shotgun sequence):
AAATTCTCAGATAACTAAAGTCCAAACAATATCATTCTCATAAAGTCATATGTATTcttgttataacaatattaattgAAGATAAATTGTTAAATACTAAATGAGTCACATTTTTCACGtatataacaataattaatattataaataataaattgtgaaatcataatattttaaaaaatgacatGTAGACAACTTTAGAAaagtgaaaaatattaaaaactatatattgatcaataattttttttataaaatttacccatagtctatgattaataactttggaattatatatatatatatatatatatatatatatatatatatatatatatatatatatatatatatatatatatatatatatattatagaaatttatacttttttttcatattaacgatgttaatgtatatatagagagagagactTTTATCATTacatgaaattataaaaaaaaattaaaaacaaaattgattgatatttttctaataatttatttattttttaattttaatttaaattaaattatatattcaattttatatttgtttatcctaataattttatataatagataatatatttaagcatttttaaaagtaattattcaaTTTTACATGGTTAAAAAATAACCATGAGATTGAAAATAAGATGAAGTAAAATATAATAGATATATGATGAgttaaaggaaaataaataattaaaaataaagtaaataaaagcaattaaaaaaaagtagaaGTAATTAGAAAAAGACAATCCACGTAGTCGATAAAAAACTAAAtatgttcttattaaaaaattttcaagaaaaatattatgaataagaaCTTATTAATCAAattctataaaaatattataaaaaatttgaaatattagtaaataaaaaagtaacaacctcaagaacaaaaataaaaaaataatataaaacaaaatcataaaaaatttggcaaaatgaaaataaacaaaatcaaaaaataaaaaataacaaaaattataaataaaatgagAAGGGGGTGAAGGAGGTATAAAGCACATTACTAGAAGTAATTCGCCGATTACTGTTGGAATTATCGTCGGATTTTGGGTGGGACGTCTCTGTCGACTTTATCATCAGAATTTTCAAGGGATTggcataatatataatttatctgGCCAAAAAATTACCGTCAGATTTGACATTCCATCCCAAAATTTGATGTTAATTTTTGGCGCGTATTTGGATTTTATTGGCGCCAAGTTTACCGTCAAGGACAGAAAAATCTGACAATAACACTAATAAATAAAATGCATCATTGGTGTGCATTTGCTACATGTCACCTCAAATGTCTTCCTAGCTTTGGATCCACATTTCTCTTCATTTTCGGATGATGAACAGGCCTATTTATCAGGAAAGGTTCACATCTTAAAGCATCTATTGGACCAATATCTTCGCTGTTGACAGATTTGATGCAGTATTTGTAAGTGGACCTTATAGCATTCATAGTCAGCCACTTATGTACAAAATTCTCTGTCTTCAATCTAATTTTGTGCATAGTTGTAACTTCATGCATGCAAGACATTCCTGAAATATGAGTGaaattagcaaaataaagatATCAAGAGTAAGAATCTGTAACAACACATAACTTAAAAATTACCAATTAACTGTCAAACATTGCTGCTGTAGGTCCTTTAAAGTAGATTTTACTCCAACCCTGTAAATTGCTCTATGAACCTCAAACAGAACCTCTCATTGTCCCTAGCCCAAATGGCTCTCCATTTATTAGCTTTGGGCTTGATAAACTCATCTAATCTCTTCTGTTGGACTAGGGCTAACTAACTAGGATGAGCCTTCAATTTTTTCTTATGGGTGGCCATTTTCTTCATTAGGTAGCATCTAAGGTCTTTACATATGGTCATAATTGGTTTTTTCTGTATTCCACAATCTTAGCATTTCACACCTCATACATATTATTTGTAATATTATCTACCTTTGGTCCATGACTAAAGTAGGCCTTTGTCTACACTGCCGGCTCAATCATTGAAGATACTCCCAGGCTCCCAAGTTGACTTGCTTCAGTTTCTCCAATGAACAACAAAATTCTTGTATTGTAGTGTACCTTGCACATTCCTACACCATCAATTTAGTCTATTGATCCTTGAAGTGCTTGATAAATCTTTTCCAAATATAAAACACATTGTTCCTATGGTGTACATTGGGCATTACTTCTTTCAGTGCCAACTCCAAACCCTTCATGAATAATTCAAAATAGATAATAGCAAGAATATATTAGTACTATAAATTAAAGAGATTAGTAAGctatcatgaaaaataaaattaacaaattatctTTTGTTGATCTGAAATGAAATTTCATTTATGTTGTGAGACATCTCCCAAATTCTCTTGTAGCAATGTCAAGAACTACTTCTATGTGTCCTTGCACTTATTAAGAACAACTGCATAGGCTATCAGAAAGAAGTGGTCATTGACATCTTGTCTCACTACACTTAGAAGCTGGCCAccataaaatcttttcaagaaatAACCATTGATGAAACCATATTTTACGATAAAGCTTTAAAAGATTGTCTACCACATGAGGGCAGATGCTATAAGAACCGCGATTAaccaaccggttaattaagtaattaatattgtccaaattagattccgaatagttagagagagaatttgaggatttaaaggtgatttttggactcagtgggtttttctgagtcagaaaatgtgctttctaCGAAAAACCATGAAAAATCGCAAACTGACAGTTGAACCAGTTGAACGGGTTTAAGTATGCCCGGTACCgcacgagaaaaagtgaaaacagtcaaaAAGTTTAGAGAAatgttagaaatggaaaaccgggctttaattttaaaggtttggcccgaagttgggccaaacggactaaaaatgctaacgggttggaccgggcccaagttgggcccaagcccaacatatataagggctCATTAATGAACCCACACAGCATAACACACATAAACATAACCCCACACCAgctgagaagaagaaggagagaacCTCCATTTTCGCTATTCATTTCAATCTtccaaagctcatatcttgagctagagatctccgatcgtcgcaccgtttgcggctatgCGTTCttcgtgaagagctctacaaaactcatacaaGAAACTGGAGAGGTAACCACAAAATCCTTTCTATtattctctccaaaatttcggtTCATAGGATTTgtgattaagtgagtttttgtgattttggatgtttaggttcactATAATCTTTGCTTAGCTTTGGGTTTCGACATCCAAATCGGTTGGAAAAGGTAAGAGCCACTAAAACATtatgaatttatgtttaattggaaccctaggttgatttgaggtgatttatATGCATATAGTTTGATTgttgtggctttgggagctattgtaacttaattgtgcttattggagtggaattgaaaacttggattgtggttggaagcttgttTGTACTAAATTGGAGTTTTTGGCACATATAGGGAATCGTTCAAGGTATGATTTCgtttttctctatgtagtatatattcatggacacttaggctagtgacctataggataggttAGATTTATATGGTTGTTGATGATAGTTGGTTGAAGTTGTATGCTAAATTGATGTTGTTTTGTTGGGAAATGACGATGTTGAGTTGAGATGTTTGATGATTTGAATGATTGTATGTGGTGGGATATTGATATAAGTATGAAGGAaattgatgatgagaattgatagGAATAAATTGATGGTTGGTAAATGTGTTGGTGGAACAATGAGCTTAGTGTCACATATTTTGTGTTTGATGATTGAGAATGGTACAATGTGATTTAAAAGGGTAGATTGTGCTGGAAATGAAAGTTTGGTATTGATCTAGTTGGATGTGGCTTGTGAATTTGGTAAATTTGGGTACATGTGAAAATTGGGTAAAAAGgaaattttggtgaactttgttcgatcataactttttccttcattttcgaaaatgattgaaatttgattaaaattaaaaatccttaaaaaccctttaaattgatataaagtttgttaaaattggaattttgtagaggaagttatgatcattcaaagtttgtgttaaaaatctgaaattctgctaaGTTGCAGAATtacatgatttctgatatgtgcgagcGCACATCCTTGTGCGGATGCACACCCTGTGAAAATTTGATCTGAacggacgcacacacctgtgcgcacgcacaggcagggaaatGCGTTCTGTTTACAGCGCTAGCACAGTttgtgcgcgcacatatctaAGGAAGAATTCCAACCTATGcggacgcacacgttgggaaggccagtctgttaggggcactggcacaggttgtgcgagtgaacataTTCTGTAAGTTTTaccacctgtgcatacgcacacccctgtgcgtacgcacacattttaaaatctcctgggcgtgcgcacgcacacacccctgtgcCGCCGCACacaccctgtttctcaaattttacttgttttcaactattttaccttcccaacaaggttgtaagcttctataacactattttaagacttttgggcctagttgtgagtattagaacatgggatataGCCTAAGGGTTCTAGTAGatgattttatgataaattagaaaacggcggcctaggtttctggcgtacTGAGAATGATTTGATGTTAGGTGAAGGATgattgatatatgagatgagGAATGATGAACTGTTGATATTTGGAAATTGAGTtatgaatggacagtggttgagatgagtcgcggactctgaatgagatgatggatccaagtatactgaaaatattttttgaaaaccactgaaatatTGTTTTACTGAGATTATAAGACGTTATGCGCCCGGCAGGaacggcggttggatcccgcctgtcgaggtagcggcggcagcgtaagggcggtggttcgtcccgcttgcattgagatgtgaggtctgtggcaagagtatcccgctcgcatccctttggATCTATAAAGCGTGAAGGCGCcagtacctggacagtgatctgAGCACTATATCTcaggggttcccatatgagaattccgaagggcgacgtctcgatggagatgtgtcgggttggtagttgaaccgacaatgtgatatcacagccagtagggcaggcatttatcatatgcatttccTATCTGTTTGCATGCTTTGACTATTTGAAAtggtttgcctatttgtataacgtgcctatttgctatttgaattattgccttatatgcttctacttgtgttttacttgcattgtatattacctgtgttttctactgggattgaggaggttcgaaaggcggtggtgatgggattgcatggaggataggttggtgaaggctgtgggacaacggtgtttggttagaatagtaTTCCCCTAAGATAGAGTACCCTGTTTAGTTATGTTAAGGTTTCAtataattatgcttatttgttttagaatgcttaagtttgaatcttgtgatggatatggagcttaggattgtcTTTTGCGTCCCGgggtgggcactgttaccatactgagaacctctggttctcataccatatttctgttgtatttttcagatgcaggtcgcaacccacctcggtgagttgctttagatggtgacagaagcggaggatcttggattcttttggagtctttttggtttatcttttttatacatctctgtttttgtattttgtctttgtctagaggcttgtattatgagagaaaaacttgtataagctgtttttaaacTGTCAGGTTTCTGTATGGTTCTGTATacttgtatatggctagccggcttaaactccgcgagccgtggctagtttcctatgatattatatacttatcttttattatatcttatctgtttcttgtgccttaagcTAGTAGCCTCATTAGTACGTTTTGTGCTTTTCAAATCCAaaatttgagctatatccttcatcggacttctagattatactattctttctatatatatataatgtatgagcgtagaactgtcgtaatctctgattaaccttcgCTTTATgatgcgaggtaaagcttaggctaattagggtgttacatttagtggtatcagagcggttcatcCTCATGAGCCTAAGGATGGactgattgtgcttcattgcatactctgtgtgtctttttcCTCGATGCTATTAAGTTATCTAtttgatattgcatagcatgcttgtttgtaaGTGCctatttgggataattgaagcactaggcttttgatattgagactgatcaccttgatatcgattgtttggtgtagataAGAACCCTACATGGCCACTCGCGAGCGAGGTCGAACGCGTACCCGAGAAAGTAGGAATGAGCAACCAGCTGACAATCATGTCAAATTCATGGCGGAAATAGCGAATCTCGATAATACCATGGAAGCtaatgctgctgcgactctgcaagctgtgcagaggttaggccaaccgGCGGGGAATGGCAATAGGAACGGAGAAGGAAATGCCAATGATAATGCTGAGGGAAACGGCGATAACACGGGAGGAATTCCGATTACCTTGGCGACGTTCCTCAAGGTTCATCCGCCAACTTTCCGAGGATCCACTAATCCTACTGAAGCGGATCACTGGTTTTAGGCTATGGAGCGTGCTTTACAAGCGCATCATGTTTCCCTCAATCAACATGTCGAGTTTGCCGCTTATCAGCTAGTGGGAGAGGCCCAACCCTGGTGGCAAGCTGAGTGTCACTTGCTACAACTTTAGAACACCGACATTCCATGGGAGGTGTTCCAAACAGCGTTCTACAAGAAATACTTCTTTGAGTCTGTaagggaagcaaaggagatggaactattgcagctgaagcaaggttcccaATCTGTGGCGAAATACAccaacaagtttgaggagctctgtaggttttctagggtatgtCAAGTTGCCCTAGAGACTTACGAGAGCTAGAAGTGCATTAAGTACCAGAGAGGTTTAAATGATAGCATTATGACTGCTGTGGCTCCTATGGAAATCCGTGTCTTCTCTGACTTAGTGAACAAGGCTAGAGTAGTGGAAGAGTATGCCAAAACTGTGGCAGCATCCAAGGACACTCATGGAGGGAGCTCTAGTCAGGGGCGTGGCAAgtattttcatccgagaggacaaAGCTTCAAGAGAGGAGGATATGCGCCTCAAGGGCAAGGAGGCTTTAGAAAGAACACCCATAATCAGATTCAGCGTGGCAAAGGGAGAGAAAATCAGAGTAAGAGTTCTTCGGATTTAGCTTGTGATCGTTGTGGATGGTTTCATCCATATGACTCTTACAAGATTGGTATAGGTGGGTGCTTCAACTGTGGCTTATCTGGTCATTTTGTGAGGGATTACACACGTGGGAAAAACCCAAGTGCGGGTCAAGGACAGCACCAGGGGCGAGTTTTTGCTGTGAATCCCAAGGATGCTTCCAAGGCGGATCCGTTAATAAGAGGTATTTGTTTAATTGGAGATAAGACTTTAATTGCAttatatgatactggagcttcgCATTCGTTTATTTCATTTGCTAAAGTTGAGTAACTAGGCTTTAAAGTGTTAGAGTTAGCATTTGATCTGCATGTACATACTCTGCATCAGACAGTTATGACTAGGTCAGGGTGTAGGCAAGTAGGTTTTAAGCTTGAGGGTAAAGATTTTGTGCATGACTTAATCTGTTTGCCAATGGTTGGATTGAagatgattttggggtttgattggttgtcgaaGAATCGAGTTTTGTTAGATTGCTTTGAACGGACAATTCGGTTTATGCCGGAAGGAGAAAATGGAGCAGTGGTAGCTATGGGGTATTACCTGAACTTTGTAATGGTGCATTGTAGTGGGGAGGAGTGTCAGGGCTATATTCTGTTGGCTGCTAATGCGTTGGGTGATGCCCAGAACTTGGATCAGATACCGGTGGTTAGAGATTTTCCTGAGGTATTCCCGGATGATATCCCTGAGTTCTCACCTCAAAGGAAAATTGAATTTGCGATTGAATTGGTGCCGGGAGCCGGACCAGTGTCGATTGCGCCGTATAGAATGGCTCCGATAGAGCTGGCAAAAttaaagactcagttggaagagattctgaacaagaggttcatttgaccgagtgtatcaccgtggggcgccagttttattggtaaagaagaaaaatggaggaatgCGACTGTGTGTGGACTACCGACAGTTGAATAAAGTGACTGTGAAGAACAAGTACCCGctgccaaggatagatgacttgatggatcaatttCAAGGAGCTGGAGTGTTTTCCAAGATAGATTTGAGATCTGGTTACCATCAAATAAGGGTGAAAGAGgatgatatccctaagactgcCTTCAGAACGCGCTATGGACACTACAAGTTTgtggtaatgtcctttgggttaacgaatgcacctgttgttttcatggattacattaACAGAGTCTTTTgtccctttttggacaaatttgtggtggttttcatagatgaCATCTTATTTTATTCTAAGACGGTGAAAGAGCATGATGAGCACTTGAGGATTGTGCTGCAAATCCTAAAGGAGCGAAAGTTGTACGCTAAGTTgtcgaagtgtgagttttggaaggagaaagtgaagttcttaggtcatgtggtgagcaaaggaggaataGTCATAGACCCTCAAAGGTAGaagcggtgatggaatgggaaatATCGACGACTGTGATGGAAGTCAGGAGCTTTTTGGGTTATATTACCGGAGACTTATCGAAGGATTCTCCCAGATTGTGCTACCGATGACGAAATTAACGAGGAAAAAGGTGCCATTTGTGTCGACGTCGGAGTGTGAAGAGAGTTTTCAGACTTTGAAGCAGAAGTTAACTTCAGCGCCAGTTTTGATTTTACCGAAACCGCATGAACCATTCGAAGTGTACTGTGATGCTTCTCTGAAAGGTTTGGattgcgtgttgatgcaacatcggaatgtggtggcttacgcatcgcgtcagcTGAGACCGCATGAGGTGAATTACCCCACATACTTGGAATTAgcggcgattgtgtttgcattgaagatttggagacaccactTGTATGGAGTGAGGTTTAGTGTCTTTttgatcataagagtctcaagtacatctttgattAAAAAGAGCTAAATATGCgttagaggaggtggatggagttgctgaaagattatgattttgagctgagttatcatcctggaaaggcgaatgtagtagCAGACGCATTGAGTCGGAAATCTCTAACAATTGCTTGGATGAGAATTAAAGAAGAGGAGCTAGTAAataagtttgtggatcttaagcTGGGTATTGGTGAAGTTACCGGAAGAGCTTGTTTAAACCAGCTAGAAATCTCAAGCATGTTTAAATCAGATATACAaagggctcagcaagatgagcagaagcttctgCAATTGCTTCAACCAGTTAGTGATAAGAGGTGCGAAGAATTCACTAAGGATGATGAAGGGTTATGGAGATACAAGGGAAGGATTAGCATACAGGATTTAGGAAGTTTGAGACAAGATTTATTGTCGGAAGCTCACAATAGTGGGTTTTCTATTCATTCCGGAAGCACGAAGATGTATTatgacttaaagaagatgttctggtggcttaggatgaaaggtgatgtagcTACAGTAGTATCCAAGTGTCTAACTTGCCAGAaggtgaagatagagcatcagaaaCCGTCAGGGATGCTACAACCACTTGAGATTTCTCATTGGAAATGGGAAGGAATTGCGATGGATTTTGTGACCGGTTTACCGAGGACTAGGTTGGGATTTGATGCgatttgggtgatcgtggattgcttaaccaaatccgctcattttctgcctattcgAGTAAACTGTTCTATGGAGGAGTTAGCAAGATTGTATATAaaggagatagtaaggttgcatggtgtgccaTCAAGCATAGTGTCGGACTGTGATCCCcgattcacttcaaggttttggggagctttagTACGAAGCTATGTCTCAGTACCGCATATCATCCGCAAGCCAATGGACAATCGGAAAGGACTATTCAGACGTTGGAAGATATGCTCAGAGCATGTGTGTTGGATCAACTCGGGAGTTGGGAtcgttacatgccattggtggacTTTGCATATAACAACAACTTTCATGCGAGCATAGGAATGGCTCTATATAAGGCCTTGTATGAATGGAAGTGCCAATCTCCACTTTGTTAGTATGAATCTGGTGAAGCAAGTGTTTTGGGTCCTGAGGTAATAGGAGAGACTACTGAGAACATTAAGAAGATTTGTGCAAGGATTCTAACTGCTCAGAGTCGACAGAAGTGGGAGAGCAGAGAAGGAAATCGTTAGAGTTCGAAGTGGGAGAGCACGTATTCCTTAGGGTTACACCGACAACTGGGATTGGAAGAGCAATCAAGACCAAGAAGTTGAATCCAAGGTATATAGGACCGTTTGAGATTGTGAAGAGATacgggccggtggcgtatcaagtATCTTTACCACCTCAtctgtctaacttgcatgacgtattccacgtgtcacaactcTGTAAGTACACATGGGATGCAGCTCATGTGTTGGAGCATGAGTCGGTGGAGTTGAAGGAGAACTTAACTTTCCAAGTAACGCCACCGAGGATCGACGACACTAGTGTGATGAAGCTGCGAGGAAAGGATGTTCCATAGGTTGAAGTTGCTTGGGAGCGAACAGGAGTTAAAGAGCGCACTTGGGAATTGGAGTCCGAGATGCGAAAGGATTATCCCGAGCTATTCTtaggtaattcaaattttgagggcaaaatttcttatttggtggggagaatatAAGAACCGCGATTAATCAATcggttaattaagtaattaatattgcccaaattagattccttggggggttgtgtggttgcttccaacgtt
Coding sequences:
- the LOC140177680 gene encoding uncharacterized protein → MTAVAPMEIRVFSDLVNKARVVEEYAKTVAASKDTHGGSSSQGRGKYFHPRGQSFKRGGYAPQGQGGFRKNTHNQIQRGKGRENQSKSSSDLACDRCGWFHPYDSYKIGIGGCFNCGLSGHFVRDYTRGKNPSAGQGQHQGRVFAVNPKDASKADPLIRGFKVLELAFDLHVHTLHQTVMTRSGCRQVGFKLEGKDFVHDLICLPMVGLKMILGFDWLSKNRVLLDCFERTIRFMPEGENGAVVAMGYYLNFVMVHCSGEECQGYILLAANALGDAQNLDQIPVVRDFPEVFPDDIPEFSPQRKIEFAIELVPGAGPVSIAPYRMAPIELLNKVTVKNKYPLPRIDDLMDQFQGAGVFSKIDLRSGYHQIRVKEDDIPKTAFRTRYGHYKFVANVVADALSRKSLTIAWMRIKEEELVNKFVDLKLGIGEVTGRACLNQLEISSMFKSDIQRAQQDEQKLLQLLQPVSDKRCEEFTKDDEGLWRYKGRISIQDLGSLRQDLLSEAHNSGFSIHSGSTKMYYDLKKMFWWLRMKGDVATVVSKCLTCQKVKIEHQKPSGMLQPLEISHWKWEGIAMDFVTESTEVGEQRRKSLEFEVGEHVFLRVTPTTGIGRAIKTKKLNPRYIGPFEIVKRYGPVAYQVSLPPHLSNLHDVFHVSQLCKYTWDAAHVLEHESVELKENLTFQVTPPRIDDTSVMKLRGKDVP